From the genome of Bacteroidota bacterium, one region includes:
- a CDS encoding M24 family metallopeptidase, with protein MDWKKIQTALRRRGIDGWLFYDFHNRDMLAYRILGLDSTKMATRRWFYFIPAKGEPRKLAHSVEKFKLDSLPGKKVVYLPWKQQHELLKKMLGPKKKIAMQYSPKNNIPYISIVDAGTIELVKSFGHQVVSSADLVTEFEAFIDEKSYRLHLQASKLIDRIRKEAFELIGKSVKEKLNLTEYDVQQFIMNRFKKDGLVTHSAPIVGTNDHPADPHFEPTPQNSRKFKTGDTVLIDLWAKKDVPNGIYYDITWVGYIGVNPPPKYVDIFDAAKNARNAAVKFIQEKFAKKKPCFGWEVDDVCRNVVKKAGYGKYFVHRTGHSIGVEVHGNGANIDNLETKDERQLMPGSCFSIEPGIYLEGEMAVRSELNMFIKHNGEAIVTGEVQNEIVLI; from the coding sequence ATGGACTGGAAGAAGATACAAACAGCTCTGCGTCGGCGTGGAATTGATGGATGGCTTTTCTACGATTTTCATAATCGAGACATGTTGGCTTACCGCATATTAGGACTCGATAGCACAAAAATGGCAACACGACGCTGGTTTTATTTTATACCCGCAAAAGGTGAACCCCGCAAGTTAGCACACAGCGTGGAAAAATTTAAACTCGATTCCCTCCCCGGCAAAAAAGTTGTTTACTTACCCTGGAAACAACAGCACGAACTTCTTAAAAAAATGTTAGGTCCGAAAAAGAAAATTGCAATGCAGTATTCTCCGAAAAATAATATCCCATACATCTCGATAGTTGATGCGGGAACAATCGAACTCGTAAAAAGCTTCGGGCATCAGGTAGTTTCGTCGGCAGATTTGGTAACTGAGTTCGAGGCGTTCATAGACGAGAAAAGTTATCGTCTTCATTTACAAGCATCAAAACTAATAGATAGAATACGCAAGGAGGCTTTCGAGCTAATTGGAAAATCGGTAAAAGAAAAATTGAATTTAACCGAATATGATGTTCAGCAGTTTATTATGAATCGTTTTAAGAAAGATGGTTTAGTTACACATAGCGCCCCTATCGTTGGGACGAACGATCATCCTGCTGATCCCCACTTTGAACCGACACCGCAAAACTCACGAAAATTCAAAACAGGAGACACTGTATTAATTGATTTATGGGCAAAGAAAGATGTTCCTAATGGAATTTATTATGATATAACTTGGGTCGGATATATTGGAGTTAATCCGCCGCCAAAGTATGTTGATATATTTGATGCAGCAAAGAACGCACGTAATGCTGCCGTGAAGTTTATTCAGGAAAAATTTGCAAAAAAGAAACCGTGCTTCGGCTGGGAAGTGGATGATGTATGCCGTAACGTTGTGAAGAAAGCCGGTTACGGAAAATATTTCGTTCATCGAACCGGTCATTCAATCGGTGTTGAGGTTCACGGCAACGGTGCAAATATCGACAATCTTGAAACAAAAGACGAGCGTCAGTTGATGCCGGGATCTTGTTTCTCGATTGAACCGGGCATTTATTTAGAAGGCGAAATGGCGGTTCGAAGCGAACTTAATATGTTCATAAAGCATAACGGCGAAGCAATCGTAACCGGTGAAGTACAGAATGAAATAGTTTTGATATAA
- a CDS encoding patatin-like phospholipase family protein — translation MNIKYSAIATDLLSGEEINFTKGSLRSAIRASSAIPGLFPPVKYQSYFLVDGSASESVPVGKVREIGADRVLAVNVTRNLKVVELPENIFNILYRTEDITSFHLSVLRLREADLIIRPQVEEHSWTDFDKAKEIITEGEIVTKKNINRIKKLVSRNSYLLEIEHYIKKLKGDA, via the coding sequence ATGAATATAAAATATTCTGCAATTGCTACTGATTTACTTTCCGGAGAAGAAATTAATTTTACTAAAGGAAGCTTACGCAGTGCGATTCGTGCAAGCTCTGCTATTCCGGGACTTTTCCCACCAGTTAAGTATCAAAGTTATTTTCTTGTAGATGGGAGTGCATCTGAGAGCGTCCCCGTTGGTAAAGTTAGAGAAATCGGTGCCGACAGAGTACTGGCTGTAAATGTTACCCGCAACTTAAAGGTGGTTGAATTGCCTGAAAATATTTTTAATATCCTTTACAGAACTGAAGATATTACTTCTTTCCATCTCTCTGTATTAAGATTAAGGGAAGCTGATTTAATTATCCGCCCTCAGGTAGAGGAACACTCCTGGACTGATTTTGATAAGGCGAAAGAAATAATCACAGAGGGAGAAATCGTTACAAAAAAAAATATAAATAGAATTAAAAAGTTAGTCAGCCGAAATTCATACTTGTTAGAGATTGAGCATTACATCAAAAAATTAAAAGGCGATGCTTAA
- a CDS encoding MFS transporter, whose product MDIAKQIDFLKTGFQKQFWVANIMELFERLAYYGQAAVLSIFLRDHLHFDEFQAGKLSSIFGGLIYFLPIFAGALADKFGFRKSFTFAFFVLAIGYFLIGATGIPPFSDLIAKEHLFWTLSAILIFTAIGGSFIKPAVLGTVSKTTTSESKSLGYAIYYMLVNVGGALGPLIAYLVRDSIGISYVYLVSAISCALMFVSTLIFFKEPGGAEDAPGGLLKEKISNLIYVLKNFRFITFLLIFSLYWIMFWQIFIIIPYFIRDFISKDVPFELVESTGAWSIIFLQVLVNRLTFKLSPITAISTGFALSALTWIIIYMNPTLWVIVPALVIFAIGEMMQAPRYYEYIANLAPKGQIGLFQGYAFLPIAMGWVFGGTFGGYIYKVFAKEAGTPDMIWLILAGVGTLAAILMWIYNKFVAHEKTASATAKN is encoded by the coding sequence GTGGATATTGCAAAACAAATTGATTTTTTAAAGACAGGTTTTCAGAAACAGTTCTGGGTAGCAAATATTATGGAATTATTTGAGCGGCTCGCTTACTATGGTCAGGCGGCAGTCTTAAGTATATTCTTACGAGACCATCTTCACTTCGATGAATTTCAAGCCGGAAAACTTTCTTCGATATTTGGCGGGTTAATTTATTTCCTGCCAATTTTTGCGGGCGCTTTAGCTGATAAATTCGGATTCCGAAAATCGTTCACCTTTGCTTTCTTTGTTTTAGCCATCGGTTATTTCTTAATCGGTGCAACGGGTATTCCGCCGTTCTCCGATTTGATTGCGAAAGAACATCTCTTCTGGACTTTATCAGCCATTTTAATTTTCACAGCTATTGGTGGTTCATTTATTAAACCTGCAGTTTTAGGTACGGTATCCAAAACCACGACTTCTGAATCAAAGTCGCTCGGTTATGCAATTTATTATATGCTTGTGAATGTCGGTGGTGCGCTTGGACCATTAATCGCATATTTAGTTCGTGACAGTATCGGGATCAGCTATGTATATTTAGTTTCAGCAATTTCCTGTGCTCTTATGTTTGTAAGTACATTAATATTTTTCAAAGAACCGGGCGGAGCTGAAGACGCACCCGGTGGCTTACTCAAAGAAAAAATTTCTAATCTGATTTATGTACTTAAAAACTTCCGCTTCATTACTTTCTTACTTATCTTCTCTTTGTACTGGATAATGTTCTGGCAAATTTTTATCATCATTCCGTACTTTATACGAGATTTCATTTCGAAAGATGTACCCTTCGAGCTTGTTGAATCAACAGGCGCATGGAGTATAATCTTCCTTCAAGTATTAGTCAATCGCTTAACATTCAAGCTTTCTCCTATCACTGCAATTTCAACGGGGTTCGCACTATCAGCTTTAACGTGGATAATAATTTATATGAATCCAACTTTATGGGTTATTGTTCCTGCGCTTGTAATCTTTGCAATAGGTGAGATGATGCAAGCACCACGATATTATGAATACATTGCAAACCTTGCACCCAAAGGACAAATCGGACTTTTCCAAGGTTACGCATTTTTACCGATAGCAATGGGCTGGGTGTTCGGCGGAACATTCGGCGGTTACATTTACAAGGTGTTTGCAAAAGAAGCCGGTACACCCGATATGATCTGGCTGATACTTGCCGGTGTTGGTACGTTGGCTGCTATTCTAATGTGGATTTATAACAAATTTGTTGCTCACGAAAAAACAGCATCTGCGACAGCCAAGAATTAA